The nucleotide window GGTCTGACAAATAGCGAGCAAATCTTTGGTGATTCAGAAGTATAGTCCTGACAGCCAAGACCACAAGACTCCACCCCACACTGGAGGATTTTGGTGTCAAATTGCATCACATTTGGCACTCCAGGACCTAAACAGTTGTGTTAGAATCTCAGAATCTCTCTGCCTCTGACTCCCTTTCATGGGGTAGGAAGACACTAGGCAACAGCTGCCTTGAAGTCCAGTGGCTCCCCCAGAACCAAGTCATTCACCTTGTCTCCAGTTGTGCCAGTCCAGTACTGGGGCTCCATACTTTTCTTTGGAAGCTCCCTCTCCCTGCAATATTCTCCCTTCACCCCATGTCTGGTGAAGTTCATATGCACACCGTTTTGAAGCAGTACTTGaccaagaacaaaaagaaagtgaATTGATCATGTAGAATTTTACCATACTGTAAAGGGCCATTGGCCTTCAAGAAATTTATCCTTGGCTAATTTACTCTTTGGTTTCCTACGCTGACTGTTTCAAACTTTTCCCACTCTTTCTGCCAAACGTAAATAGAATGGACAATGGCAAAAATAGTGGAAAGGACATAGGCTTTGTAATCAGACCTGAGCACTGATCTCTAGGCCTGAAACTCCTAGGTGCTGTGATTGGTAGCCAAGACATTTTACTGCTCTGAGCCTTAGTTGCTTCATCTATTAAATTAGGATAACatgtgatggatgttaactagacttactgtggtgatcatttcatagtacatacaaatatcaaataattatgttgcacacctgaaatgAGTACAATGGTATATGTCAGTTACACATCAAAAAAATTGGGATACTACTCCTTTATAAGAATTCTTACCCACATTCAATGAGAAAGTAAATGTAAATTAGTATATGGGAAGAGTGACTGATGTTTCCTGAGACTGGAGTgaacaggaaataaaaatgtgaggACTACAAAGCATTAACAAGGTTGAATCCAAAAGTTTATTTGTAAGGTTCTAGGTTAGTTGTGCTGAGGGATACAAAAGAAAcattacttctatttttaatgaaGATACAATTTGTCTAATAAGGattaaattatttgattttgaCAGTGTTGAGCCACTCACAACACTTCTGTTTACAAAGTCCTGTGAGTCAGTGAAGATTGTTACTTTTATAGTTGTAGATTTTGATAACACCacaatattataataataaagaagaaatacaattttACTCACAACTGCATTGCACTAAACATCTGTTTTTCCTCCCCAAGACTTTTTCACTGGCTATCTAATGTTTAGTTCAAGGACGATAGGTACACTAACATCTTTCCATGCCACGTAAGAGCTGCAATTATTCCtgctttacagaagaggaaacaaattTGAAATGTCAGAGGCAAGAGAAAGgacaagagaagaaaattaatccAGATCATTTAGATCATTAGCTTCATTTTGGGTCATTAGTACCTCAGTAACAGAAAGGTAAACTTAAAGAGTAGTATAGGAGTGATAGAGAAGCTTGCTCAAATTCTTAGATGGATCGTTATTAGGAGTCAATCCATTACATTTCTGTGGGCCCTGggcctttccttcccttttcccctttccattcgtctccctttttcccttcctcttttcttATCGTGCTGGATCCTCTCACTCTTCTACCCAAGGCTGGGTCACACCTTCCTTCTCATGTAAAAATCATTTATTCGaggaatatttattaagcaccgaCCACAACACATACCTAACAATTGCTAGGTGCCCGCAGCTCAACACAGAGTTTACATGATTCACACAAATCCCAgtactgtttttttgtttttgttttgcctctCCTGGGATTCTCACCTTTGAGTAAATGCCACAATTTCATTCCTTTAGAACACGTTTGAGGCTCAATCCCCTAATCGCAGCGCAGCCCTGAGCCGCCCAGGGGCGCCTGACCAAGACCCAGGCCAACCTGAACTCCCAGCTCCAAACTCCCGGAAGAGGATTGATGGTCAGAAACGGCCTTCCCAGCCTTCCCGGGGTGTCCCTAGAACCAGCTTCCGCCCACTCAGTACAAACGTAGAGAGGCATCCGTGGCTGACGCCTCGTCAGACCTCGAAGGAAGCATCCCACATCTGCTTTCCCAATGAGCCACTTCAATTTATCTATCTTCGAGGCCGAGACTTTTTTTCTGCCAATCAGCTTGCGGAAACGCCTCCGGCCTGACCAATGGGAGGAGCCCGTCGTACGAAAGACCGCCCACTGGGGCGCGAGCGGCGCGGTATTTGAATCCTGGAACGAGGCGACCGCGCGAAGATCTCCAGCGGTGCGGCCGGGAGCGCAGCCCTAACGGCGCCGCGGAAGCCTGTGCTCTCCCTCCCCAGTCCGCGTCCTGCCCTGGGCCGGGCTTGCGCTCTCGCCTGCCCCGTTCCTCATGGCGCTGCTCCCACACCCGGCGGTGAGTGGGCCCGGCGACCCCCAGCACGGGACAGGGCTTCGGCCACGCGGCCCCCGACCGCCTCTCGCCCCTCTTTCTCTCTGAGCTGCCACGTGCCACGTGGGCCTCCCGGGCCCCGGGGCCTAGCGCTCCGCGAGCGGTCCCGAGGGCTCTCTGTTAGAGAGCCGCCTAAATTCAGGTTCCTGGCGTTTCCTGCCTCTGTTCTCAACTCCTTGGCGGCCAGGGGATCCGTGGTGGGGATGCGGAGGGGCCTGGGAGAAACCCCGCAGGCAGTGAAGTGTGCTCACTGACCAACAACCGCCGTGGCTGCTTTTCACATGTTTCACATTTTACTTTGTACAATTTTCCCCAATTATTTCTGCACACGAAGTCTTCCAGGCTAAATTCATTAATATGTAGATTTGTCTTAAATAATAACTTCTTAACTCCAGTGTAATAGAGATTTTGCACATAATTTGGAGCAATACGGCAGATGGAAAGAGAAGAGTCCGAATTCGTTTACTTCATCTTTGCAAAACTCAAAGTGTTAATTGGTATTTTTTTCTGTGGGCTTGAATTGTATCTGGATCTACTTTTCCTTTGCTGAAAAAATAGAGGAGCCTGACACATCTGAGTTCCATCCACCTGGCTATAACGCTCGTTAGAAACTGGCAATTTTCCCCAATGAATCTAAGATGGATTGCAACTTAGATTACCAGGCTTCAACTCATAAACAATAAATTTTCAAACGCTTTTCAGAACTGGCAATGGATGCTGGAAAAATTGAACAGTGTGACTTTTGAGACTCCTAAATTGAATACATTCAGTATTTAATTCCTATCTTTGTGCAGCTCGAAGTCAAACTGACAAGTAATTTTTGCCTAATCTGTTCCATAAAATTCTTTCATAGTTGAATTCTTTCCGTTCAGGGGAGGCTTGACTTTTCCTTTGCTCCTGTGTCTATTTTGGTGGGTCTGTTCAACACCCCGCCGGGACATTTTTTTAGAATTACAACCCCCAGTTCCCAGGGATGGGGCATGATGTTTGTCCTCATGAAATGTTTATCAAttctataataaaatgaaaattttttgttttcccaGCAAGTTCTCTTTCCAAGTACAGTCTGTCTAAAGCAAGTTAATGTCAGCTAACTTTGTATTTCACATAATTCCAACATTTTCTGAATTTGAGagtaaaattattttactcaTGAAAATCATTTCCTTTCTAAGTACCCTTAATATAAGAGAGAGTCCATGCTATGCAACCTTATTTTAAAAGGCTATGTATCTAAAGACCACTTCTTCTCTCTAGAATGGCCTAAGAGTCAAAGGCAGTTTGGGTTTCAAACATCTGGTTTTTAAACAGCCAGACCAATTATAGCTTTCtaatattgtatcttaattgtaCTTGCTGCTAAGCTCTATAAAGGAAGTTTTTTAATAGATGCCTTTAGTATACAAGGTTCTCGAACAAGTGACATGGGTGCTGTATATGAAATAATCACAAATCTGTGAAGCTCTTAGtgggattatttattttatagatgaggtggATATGATTTGCCTGATTTAGAGTGGTGTTATCAATCACAAATAGCATTTTTAGACTTCCTAAAATGTAGTTTTTCCCCTTGTAAATAGATCTCAGCTTATTCACCTTTTCCAAGTTAATTCTGACTTTGGTTATCTGGCTTTAGCAAAGTATTGGAAATTGTCTCAATTCTtcactaatattttttttaaggtgCCCACTGATTTGGAGAATATTTACACAGGAGTGAATTCAAAAGCAAAGAGTCATGTGACTATCAGATGGGCAGTTTTAGAAGAAATTGGAAATCGAGTCACAACCAGAGCCACACAAGGAGCTAAGGTAACAACGCTGAAGACTGTACGTGTGCACGCTGGGCTGGTTCTGTGTAGTACTGGGGGCGACGCTGGCTCTCTTGCCCCTGgttcacatttctttttctctgtagaAAGCTCAGAACACCAAAGTacctttttctttgtagaaagCTCAGAACACCAAAGTACCTTTTTCTCTGTAGAAAGGTCAAAACACCAAAGTacctttttctttgtagaaagCTCAGAACACCAAAGTACCTGCGCAGCCCACCAAAACAACAAATGCAAACCAGCCACTGAAACCTACTGCTTCTGTGAAACCAGTACAGGTGGAAATGTTGGCTCCAAAAGTAGGAAGGTCCAAATTTACAATCAAACTCAGGAAAGTAACCTGTTTTTAGCTTGACTGCAAGCGTGCCTTTATCGTTACGGCGACTTTTGAAGAGGAGTCACAGCTACAGCCCTCCTTTGAAACAAGAGTGTGGGAAACAAATGAACATGCACATCTTTTTCCTGATGGTTCCTTGATGTTATGATCATGAATAACAAAGTTAATTACCTTAATACCCAAATAAATGTAGTGGTCTCAGAGTGAAATTTAGTAGGTTTGATTAAAATAATCCGCTGTAAGAATAAACTTGCCCGTGTCCTGAGCTGACGTGTAGACCCCAGGTCGGCCAATGACAATACTCAGACTGGATCCTGGGTTTAATTCTGGTGAGTCTGGTCTTCCATCTGTAAACTGATCTATGTTTACACCACACAAGGATTGAGGTTTCCTTAACCTCTCGTTCTCTGCTGGCTTTGCGAGCCTGCTGGGCTCCGAAGGAAGGGGCATGGAATGCCTATGATGTAATTATTAATGACAGCCAGGGGTGGGCTTCCAGCCATTAGAGGGTGAGGCTGTGTGGAGGGAGCCTCTCCGGCCCCTTCAATCCTCCAGTCCCTTCAATACTGACAAATCTgcctcccgcctggagctggcAGCTGCCCCCTGAGTGGAGGGGGGCCCAGGCTGGCAGGGGGCCAGGCCTTCCTGAATGAATGATGAAAACTCCCCAAGCCTGGCAGGATTATCAGTCCCTGTATCCTCCTGTCCCATCAGGACTCTTTAAAAACACCATTCTCATTAGCTTTCAAATTACACGGACGTTAGGGTGTGTGTGATGTGGGGGGTCGAGCAAAGTTGGCACCAACTCTTGGGCACTGAGGGGTACTCATTTCCAGGGAGCTTGCTTGTAACTCCCTGGGGACATGCTCCCTGCACAGCAGCAGGACAGATGGCCTCAGCTCTGTGAGTCACTGAAGAGCTTCAGGGGATTCTTTAGCTGGGAAGCTCCTTTGGGATTATCCAGCCCACTGCTTTCACTTGGGCTTTGGCAGATGTTCTCCCCCATCTTCAATTATAGCTGCACTAGATGCTTTTCAGTGTGCCACCCAAGACCCCCTCTGGCACCCCATCTTCCAGGTCCTTCCACTTGTTTCATTCCAGCACAAGCTAACTGCACCCCAAAGTGCAGGGGTGTCGGACACTCCATGGGGTGAACCTTTGACCAAGAAGAGACTGGGGTTGGCAGGTcaattcttttctcttcctcttcgcAGATGAACTGCCCGAAGCTTCACGCAGCCTCTTTCAGGGAGGTCCCGTGAGATCCAGCATCAGCGGGTGCTCAGGAGGCAGCTCAGCAAAGTGCTCTCCATGCCCCCCTCCTCGGAGGCCTCACTCCCCTgttccctccctccagcccctctggCACTGCTCTCCCTCAGGAAGTGTCCGCACAGAGGCTTCTGCCTCACACTCTGCTTCTTAGGGAACCTGGGTGAAGAGAGCACCTTGCAAGGATGCTCAACGAATGAAAGAGGTAGCAGTGGGGCCACTCAGAGTGAGGAGACCCAGGGCCCGGGCGCCACCTCTGCGGTCTCCAAGGTGACAGATGACCCAGGCACCTGGACAAGGTTCCCTGGAGAGCCTCTCATCTCATCTGATTCTCTCATTCTGCTGCCGAAGCCACTGAaacctgaagtcacacagcaagcTGGAAACAAAGCCAGGACCAGCAGCCAGTCCCCTCACTCCCAGTCCAGCACTCTCTCTTTCAAGTCCATTTCAGAACTTGTGAAGATTTCTCCTTTCCCAAAACATCTTCCTGCACTGGCCTGCCCTCAGGAGGCGTTGAAGGCCCTGCTAGACTGCAGCCACCACCTGCAGGCATGACACACAGAGCCCCGAATTCAGAAGCTGGGACCTGGGAGGACAGACAAAAGGGACATGGGACAGAAGGGGCAGGAATTCTGGGAGGAAGGCAGCCAGGGCACCTGATTTAGGGACCTCTGTGTGTGGGAAACAGGGATGACGCGGTTAGAAGGCTGCGCAGATcgcagggtggaggtggggacaggcctgggggcagagggaggagccaCAGAAAGAGATGGAGGCGGGCCCTCCCTGTCTGCTGATGAGGCCTGTAGGGCAGCCTTTTCAGACTGAGGCTGCCCCCTAGGAAGCTGGGAAGGTGACAAGTCACACTGGGGGAAAGACACAGAAGGAGGTGGTTGCCTCAAATTGCTTTCAATAAGATTCCTGTGGTTGTGACTGCTAGAAACAGCTGGGGACAGGTTGATGACAGAAAAGGGATTCTATATTATAAGGTTCCAGGGGGCATCTTAAGGGGTCTAAGCCCAAGGATGCTGCTGGGCCTTGGGGAAGAGACAAGAACCAGAGCCTGGACTTAGAGGACCCAGAAAGTCACCTCCTGCCACCTGCTTCTGgcctctccttcctctccctgaAGACTGGCTTTCCAGGCATCCTGGGGAACATGGCAGTGAATGGCCTCAGCCAGCAGCTCCCAGGGTTACCGCTCCTCCatctaagagagagagaagcagaacGAGCCTGGACTCCTCCAGGCGCAATTTTAAGTTCTGGTCGGCCCAGCGTGGGGCCCTGCTCAGGCATATAACCATGCCTCCTCCCTCTCTGACCAGTAAGGCAAGTGGAAAAGCGGACAGTTCGCTGCCCTGGGCTTGCACGCCTGAACAAAAACCCCACCGGGAGGTTCTGTGCCCTTTCCGCAATCCTTACTGGAGAGGCCACTGCCCTACATGTGGGAATGGATTCACGCCTTGCCCAGAAGCTGCCTCCCCCCTGCAGCCCAGAGCTGAACTGGTCTCGGGCTGTCCCTTCCCGTGCCATCTGCTGCTGAGAGCTGGGAGAGCTGACAGGGTCCCAAGGCCTGCCCCTGTCCTAATGTCACATCCACAGCACTTAAGTGAACACTAGTGATGCTTCAGTTTGATTTTAGAGGCACTTTTTGTGCAGGTCAGTGAGCCTCAATTCCTAAGGACCTGCTTTCTGACCCTGTGGAGGCAAAGGCTGATGTAGGCTTCTAAAACTAGAACTTCCATGATGTTCTCTGCTTCAGAAATCCATGGATTCAAGGCCAGAAAAGCATTCAGGGTTCTTTTCTTTCACTAGCAACAGCTTACACTGATAGTATAAGCACTGTGCTATGCATGGTCTCAAGGCTTTGtgcatatgatctcatttaaccctcacattAGCACTAAAGGGTAGGAATAACTTTTGCCTtgcttacaaatgagaaaactcaggGACAGAGAGGCCAAGTCACCTACCCAAGACCACACAGCCTGTCTCATGTAGTCATAAGTGACCAGAGCAGTCTGCCTCTGGGGCCTCATTCTTCAGAAACCACCACACT belongs to Manis pentadactyla isolate mManPen7 chromosome 11, mManPen7.hap1, whole genome shotgun sequence and includes:
- the LOC118935734 gene encoding G2/mitotic-specific cyclin-B2-like isoform X1 — its product is MALLPHPAVPTDLENIYTGVNSKAKSHVTIRWAVLEEIGNRVTTRATQGAKKAQNTKVPAQPTKTTNANQPLKPTASVKPVQVEMLAPKVGRSKFTIKLRKVTCF
- the LOC118935734 gene encoding G2/mitotic-specific cyclin-B2-like isoform X2; translated protein: MALLPHPAVPTDLENIYTGVNSKAKSHVTIRWAVLEEIGNRVTTRATQGAKKAQNTKVPAQPTKTTNANQPLKPTASVKPVQVEMLAPKMNCPKLHAASFREVP